One window from the genome of Streptomyces sp. WZ-12 encodes:
- a CDS encoding DUF4291 domain-containing protein, whose amino-acid sequence MSPGTPTSREPFRRVRALHTTDTVTVYQAYAPALGHPAAREGRFPAAWKRDRMTWIKPSFLWMMYRCGWATKAGQETVLAIEIAREGFDRALRDACLSHYDPAQHPDRAAWQRALRASPARVQWDPERDLRLRPLPHRSLQLGLSGALSRAYADEWLVAVREVTPLARKIRALVRAGEEDAARALLPDERPYPAPEGTPGVSRVSPSIAAKA is encoded by the coding sequence ATGAGCCCCGGCACCCCCACGTCCCGCGAGCCGTTCCGCCGCGTCCGCGCACTGCACACCACCGACACCGTCACCGTCTACCAGGCGTACGCGCCGGCGCTGGGCCACCCCGCGGCGCGCGAGGGCCGTTTCCCGGCCGCCTGGAAACGGGACCGGATGACGTGGATCAAGCCGTCGTTCCTGTGGATGATGTACCGCTGCGGCTGGGCCACCAAGGCCGGCCAGGAGACGGTGCTGGCCATCGAGATCGCCCGGGAGGGCTTCGACCGGGCGCTGCGCGACGCGTGCCTGTCGCACTACGACCCCGCCCAGCACCCCGACCGCGCCGCCTGGCAGCGCGCGTTGCGCGCCTCCCCGGCCCGCGTCCAGTGGGACCCCGAGCGCGATCTGCGCCTGCGGCCGCTCCCGCACCGCTCGCTCCAACTGGGGCTGTCCGGCGCGCTGTCCCGGGCGTACGCGGACGAGTGGCTGGTCGCCGTCCGCGAGGTGACGCCGCTGGCCCGGAAGATCCGCGCGCTGGTGCGCGCCGGCGAGGAGGACGCCGCCCGCGCACTGCTCCCCGACGAACGCCCGTACCCGGCGCCCGAGGGAACTCCGGGCGTAAGCCGCGTGTCCCCGTCAATCGCCGCAAAGGCGTAG
- a CDS encoding nucleoside deaminase, whose translation MDQAPDRDRPRTWGQDREAVRRYGHIDGHEDLSGHPDHLQEQARAMLATALAEARAGLAEGGIPIGAALYGPDGAPLGLGRNRRVQDGDPSRHAEIVAFQAAGRRRGYRGTTMVTTLSPCWLCSGLVRQFGISRVVIGEARTFHGGHDWLARHGVQVVLLDDRACAALMREFIGAHPELWQEDIGGV comes from the coding sequence ATGGACCAGGCACCGGATCGGGACCGGCCGCGGACGTGGGGACAGGACCGCGAGGCCGTCCGCCGCTACGGCCACATCGACGGCCACGAGGATCTGTCCGGGCACCCCGACCACCTCCAGGAGCAGGCCCGCGCGATGCTGGCGACGGCCCTCGCCGAGGCCCGGGCGGGGCTGGCCGAGGGCGGCATCCCCATCGGGGCGGCGCTCTACGGACCGGACGGCGCGCCGCTGGGCCTGGGCCGCAACCGCCGCGTGCAGGACGGCGATCCGTCCCGGCACGCCGAGATCGTGGCCTTCCAGGCGGCCGGACGGCGGCGCGGCTACCGGGGCACGACGATGGTCACCACGCTGTCGCCGTGCTGGCTGTGCAGCGGGCTGGTCCGCCAGTTCGGGATCTCCCGGGTCGTCATCGGCGAGGCCCGGACCTTCCACGGCGGGCACGACTGGCTGGCCCGGCACGGCGTGCAGGTGGTGCTGCTGGACGACCGCGCATGCGCGGCGCTGATGCGGGAGTTCATCGGGGCGCACCCGGAGCTGTGGCAGGAGGACATCGGCGGCGTCTGA
- a CDS encoding PLD nuclease N-terminal domain-containing protein: MLRYLPFLLVLALWIYAFIDCLNTPESQVRGLPKVAWVFIILLFGEVLIGPIAWLVAGRPRDRVPNGRGGTPAERHRNSGAAWVAPDDNPEFLRSLREENTKDEALLKDWEADLRRREEELRRKEAGPGDGPKGPKGADGSGAGGSGDGPGGRKGPEETPPAAS, encoded by the coding sequence ATGCTCAGGTATCTGCCGTTCCTACTGGTGCTGGCGCTGTGGATCTACGCCTTCATCGACTGCCTCAACACCCCCGAGTCGCAGGTCCGCGGGCTGCCGAAGGTGGCGTGGGTGTTCATCATCCTGCTCTTCGGCGAGGTGCTGATCGGGCCGATCGCCTGGCTGGTGGCGGGCCGGCCGCGGGACCGCGTCCCGAACGGCCGGGGCGGCACGCCCGCCGAGCGGCACCGCAACTCCGGCGCCGCGTGGGTGGCGCCGGACGACAACCCCGAGTTCCTGCGGTCGCTGCGCGAGGAGAACACGAAGGACGAGGCGCTGCTCAAGGATTGGGAGGCCGATCTGCGCCGCCGCGAGGAGGAGCTGCGCCGCAAGGAGGCCGGGCCCGGCGACGGCCCGAAGGGCCCGAAGGGCGCGGACGGCAGCGGCGCCGGGGGGTCCGGCGACGGGCCCGGCGGCCGCAAGGGCCCCGAGGAGACCCCGCCCGCCGCGTCCTGA
- a CDS encoding menaquinone biosynthesis decarboxylase, producing MAYDDLRSLLRALEREGDLKRIKAEVDPYLEVGEIVDRVQKAGGPALLFENVKGSAMPLAMNVYGTDRRLLKALGLTDYEQISEKISGLLKPELPHGFVGVREAFGKLANMTHVPPKRVKGEAPVQEVVLTGDDVDLEKLPALFTWPKDGGSFFNLGLTHTKHPETGVRNLGLYRLQRHDKRTIGMHWQIHKDSRNHYQVAAKRGERLPVAIAFGCPPAVTYASTAPLPGDIDEYLFAGFLQGKRIEMVDCKTVPLQVPANAEVVIEGWLEPGEMLPEGPFGDHTGFYTPQEPFPALKIDCVTMRRRPLLQSIVVGRPPTEDGPLGRATERFFLPLLKIIVPDIVDYHLPESGGFHNCAIVSIDKKYPKHAQKVMHAIWGAHMMSLTKLIVVVDADCDVHDLHEVSWRALGNTDYARDLTVVEGPVDHLDHASYQQFWGGKAGIDATKKWPEEGYTRDGGWPDMVESDPAIAERVTKRWKEYGL from the coding sequence ATGGCTTATGACGATCTTCGCTCCCTGCTGCGGGCCCTGGAGCGCGAGGGCGACCTCAAGCGCATCAAGGCCGAGGTCGACCCGTATCTGGAAGTCGGCGAGATCGTGGACCGGGTGCAGAAGGCCGGCGGGCCGGCGCTGCTCTTCGAGAACGTCAAGGGCTCGGCGATGCCGCTGGCCATGAACGTCTACGGCACCGACCGCCGGCTCCTCAAGGCGCTCGGCCTGACCGACTACGAGCAGATCAGCGAGAAGATCAGCGGGCTGCTCAAGCCCGAACTGCCGCACGGCTTCGTGGGAGTGCGGGAGGCGTTCGGCAAGCTGGCGAACATGACGCACGTCCCCCCGAAGAGGGTCAAGGGCGAGGCGCCCGTCCAGGAGGTCGTGCTCACCGGCGACGACGTCGACCTGGAGAAGCTGCCGGCGCTGTTCACCTGGCCCAAGGACGGCGGCTCCTTCTTCAACCTCGGGCTGACCCACACCAAGCACCCCGAGACCGGCGTCCGCAACCTCGGCCTCTACCGCCTCCAGCGCCACGACAAGCGCACCATCGGGATGCACTGGCAGATCCACAAGGACAGCCGCAACCACTACCAGGTCGCCGCCAAGCGCGGCGAGCGGCTGCCGGTCGCGATCGCCTTCGGCTGCCCGCCGGCGGTGACCTACGCCTCCACCGCCCCGCTGCCCGGCGACATCGACGAGTACCTCTTCGCCGGCTTCCTCCAGGGCAAGCGGATCGAGATGGTGGACTGCAAGACGGTCCCGCTCCAGGTCCCGGCCAACGCCGAGGTCGTCATCGAGGGGTGGCTGGAGCCCGGCGAGATGCTGCCGGAGGGCCCGTTCGGCGACCACACCGGCTTCTACACGCCGCAGGAACCGTTCCCCGCGCTGAAGATCGACTGCGTCACGATGCGGCGGCGCCCGCTGCTCCAGTCGATCGTGGTGGGCCGGCCGCCGACCGAGGACGGCCCGCTGGGCCGGGCCACCGAGCGGTTCTTCCTCCCGCTCCTCAAGATCATCGTCCCGGACATCGTGGACTACCACCTCCCCGAGTCCGGCGGCTTCCACAACTGCGCGATCGTCTCGATCGACAAGAAGTACCCCAAGCACGCCCAGAAGGTGATGCACGCCATCTGGGGCGCCCACATGATGTCGCTGACCAAGCTGATCGTGGTGGTGGACGCGGACTGCGATGTGCACGACCTCCACGAGGTCTCCTGGCGGGCGCTGGGCAACACCGACTACGCCCGCGACCTGACCGTCGTCGAGGGCCCGGTCGACCACCTCGACCACGCCTCCTACCAGCAGTTCTGGGGCGGCAAGGCGGGCATCGACGCCACCAAGAAGTGGCCCGAGGAGGGCTACACCCGCGACGGGGGCTGGCCAGACATGGTCGAGTCGGACCCGGCGATCGCCGAGCGGGTGACGAAGCGTTGGAAGGAGTACGGGCTGTGA
- the mqnP gene encoding menaquinone biosynthesis prenyltransferase MqnP — protein MSASAAAVPQTGKTRAFLRLVVIEHSVFALPFAYIAAFTAMQRLDQHVHWLRLLLVTVAMVGLRTFAMAVNRIIDREIDARNPRTAGRELVTGAVSVKSAWTGALIAVVVFLGAAALLNPLCLALAPVAVVPMVVYPYGKRFTNFPHAILGLAQAMAPVGAWLAVTGSWSWESVILGLAVGIWIGGFDLIYACQDVEADRQNGVKSVPARFGVPGALWGARWCHVATTALLAWYGVAIGAGLFFWIGLVIVAVAFCYEHAIVRPHDTSRLNRAFFQVNSFIGIALFVCALLDLFVRGLTP, from the coding sequence GTGAGCGCGTCTGCTGCCGCGGTACCGCAAACGGGAAAGACCAGGGCCTTCCTGCGGCTCGTCGTCATCGAGCACTCGGTCTTCGCGCTGCCCTTCGCCTACATCGCCGCGTTCACCGCGATGCAGCGGCTGGACCAACACGTCCACTGGCTGCGGCTGTTGCTCGTCACCGTCGCCATGGTCGGCCTGCGCACCTTCGCGATGGCCGTCAACCGCATCATCGACCGGGAGATCGACGCCCGTAACCCGCGCACGGCCGGGCGCGAACTGGTCACCGGCGCGGTCTCGGTGAAGTCCGCCTGGACCGGCGCGCTGATCGCCGTGGTGGTCTTCCTGGGCGCGGCCGCGCTGCTCAACCCGCTGTGCCTCGCGCTGGCGCCGGTGGCCGTGGTGCCGATGGTGGTCTACCCCTACGGCAAGCGCTTCACCAACTTCCCGCACGCCATCCTCGGCCTCGCCCAGGCGATGGCCCCGGTCGGCGCCTGGCTCGCGGTCACCGGTTCCTGGTCCTGGGAGTCGGTGATCCTCGGGCTCGCGGTCGGCATCTGGATCGGCGGCTTCGACCTGATCTACGCCTGCCAGGACGTCGAGGCGGACCGCCAGAACGGCGTGAAGTCCGTGCCGGCCCGCTTCGGCGTGCCGGGCGCGCTCTGGGGCGCCCGCTGGTGCCACGTCGCCACGACCGCGCTGCTGGCGTGGTACGGCGTCGCCATCGGCGCCGGCCTCTTCTTCTGGATCGGGCTGGTGATCGTGGCGGTGGCCTTCTGCTACGAGCACGCGATCGTGCGCCCGCACGACACCTCCCGCCTCAACCGGGCGTTCTTCCAGGTCAACAGCTTCATCGGCATCGCGCTGTTCGTCTGCGCGCTGCTGGATCTGTTCGTCCGCGGGCTGACGCCGTGA
- a CDS encoding DUF4870 domain-containing protein has protein sequence MSDPYQVGYGPSAGWQQPPPGGYGHPGAAGYGYQAAPGYGVPPPPAPATGPAMWAHLGAVLTITAGSMFCGLGGFLGWIAPLSIRGSARHKHDPSVRHHATQALNFGLTQTIVAVLGVVLYFGSALVFAAADHSGSSEAPPGLAVPLLTVMVVMAAYAISGIVYAIVATTKANKGEPWRYPRLIAWPLVKG, from the coding sequence ATGTCGGACCCTTACCAGGTGGGCTACGGCCCGTCCGCGGGCTGGCAGCAGCCCCCGCCCGGCGGCTACGGCCACCCCGGCGCGGCCGGCTACGGCTACCAGGCCGCCCCCGGCTACGGCGTCCCACCACCGCCCGCGCCCGCGACGGGCCCGGCGATGTGGGCCCACCTCGGCGCAGTGCTGACCATCACCGCGGGCTCGATGTTCTGCGGCCTGGGCGGCTTCCTGGGCTGGATCGCCCCACTGTCCATCCGGGGCAGCGCCCGCCACAAGCACGACCCCTCTGTCCGCCACCACGCCACCCAGGCACTGAACTTCGGCCTCACCCAGACCATCGTCGCGGTGCTCGGCGTGGTGCTGTACTTCGGCAGCGCGCTCGTCTTCGCCGCCGCCGACCACAGCGGGAGCAGCGAGGCGCCGCCGGGGCTGGCCGTGCCGCTGCTGACCGTCATGGTGGTCATGGCGGCCTACGCGATATCCGGCATCGTCTACGCCATCGTCGCCACGACCAAGGCCAACAAGGGCGAGCCGTGGCGCTATCCGCGGCTGATCGCCTGGCCGCTCGTGAAGGGCTGA
- a CDS encoding rhomboid family intramembrane serine protease, with protein MTPRTAGARPALLLMVGWVALLWVLEGIDTLSGNALDAFGIQPRDPAELVDVVPAAFLHFGFEHLAANTLPLLVLGFVAALRSGIRRFLAAALLIIVVSGLGVWLTAPAHSNTAGASGVVFGLFGYLLVRGFIERKPLDIAIGVGVGLLYGSILWGALPTTSGISWQGHLFGLIGGVLAACLLRGRGRAVPAAGTVVRPAP; from the coding sequence ATGACACCGCGGACCGCAGGGGCCAGGCCCGCACTGCTGCTGATGGTGGGCTGGGTCGCGCTGCTCTGGGTCCTGGAAGGCATCGACACCCTCAGTGGCAACGCCCTCGACGCCTTCGGCATCCAGCCCCGCGATCCGGCCGAGCTGGTCGACGTGGTGCCCGCCGCCTTCCTGCACTTCGGCTTCGAGCATCTGGCGGCCAACACGCTGCCGTTGCTGGTGCTCGGCTTCGTCGCCGCGCTGCGCAGCGGCATCCGCCGGTTCCTCGCCGCGGCCCTGCTGATCATCGTCGTCAGCGGCCTGGGCGTGTGGTTGACCGCCCCGGCGCACAGCAACACCGCGGGCGCCTCCGGGGTGGTCTTCGGGCTCTTCGGCTATCTGCTGGTGCGCGGCTTCATCGAGCGCAAGCCGCTGGACATCGCGATCGGGGTGGGCGTCGGCCTGCTCTACGGCTCGATCCTGTGGGGCGCGCTGCCCACCACCAGCGGGATCAGTTGGCAGGGCCATCTGTTCGGGCTGATCGGCGGGGTGCTGGCGGCGTGCCTGCTGCGCGGGCGGGGGCGGGCGGTGCCGGCGGCCGGCACCGTTGTCAGACCCGCCCCGTAG
- a CDS encoding UbiX family flavin prenyltransferase, with amino-acid sequence MEPPHNNTSKQDPGRRPWVVGISGASGTPYAASVLRGLLAAGEAVDLIVSRASRLTLLDETGIAFRDAHWRSDLREWLARGADGKPDTFRVTDEMLARVRHWPAGDLAAGPSSGSYPVRGMLIVPASTACVAGVALGLSKDLLQRVASVTLKERRPLVVAVRETPLNGPTLKHLVALDEAGAVVLPASPAFYAGATHIQDLVDFVAGRVLDAAQVPHGLYRRWEGELGGGSKGEAPEAR; translated from the coding sequence GTGGAGCCGCCGCACAACAACACCAGCAAGCAGGACCCGGGCCGTCGCCCGTGGGTCGTGGGAATCTCCGGCGCGTCCGGGACGCCGTACGCCGCGTCCGTGCTGCGCGGGTTGCTCGCCGCGGGGGAGGCGGTGGACTTGATCGTCAGCCGGGCGTCGCGGTTGACGCTGCTGGACGAGACCGGCATCGCCTTCCGGGACGCGCACTGGCGCAGCGACCTTCGGGAGTGGCTGGCGCGCGGCGCGGACGGCAAGCCGGACACCTTCCGGGTGACCGACGAGATGCTGGCGCGGGTGCGGCACTGGCCGGCCGGGGACCTGGCGGCGGGGCCGTCGTCGGGTTCGTACCCGGTGCGGGGGATGCTGATCGTCCCGGCGAGCACGGCGTGCGTGGCCGGGGTGGCGCTGGGGCTGTCGAAGGACCTGCTCCAGCGGGTGGCGAGCGTGACGCTCAAGGAGCGGCGGCCGTTGGTCGTCGCGGTGCGGGAGACCCCGTTGAACGGGCCGACGCTCAAGCACTTGGTGGCGCTGGATGAGGCGGGCGCCGTGGTGCTGCCCGCCTCTCCGGCGTTCTACGCGGGTGCGACGCACATCCAGGATCTGGTGGACTTCGTCGCGGGCCGGGTGCTCGATGCGGCACAGGTGCCGCACGGGCTGTACCGGCGGTGGGAAGGGGAGCTGGGGGGCGGCTCCAAGGGGGAGGCCCCCGAAGCTCGTTAG
- a CDS encoding Lrp/AsnC family transcriptional regulator codes for MDAVDRQLIQALRENGRASYAELGRLVGLSGPSVTDRINRLEAAGVITGYRATVDAASLGLGVTALVGISLSDAADHEDVARRLKDLAEIEDCWFIAGDDSYMLKVRVGDVDGLERTIRRLSGTKGVSRTRTTIVLSTKWENRVGELPEEVG; via the coding sequence ATGGACGCGGTGGATAGGCAGCTCATTCAGGCACTTCGCGAGAACGGCAGGGCCTCCTACGCGGAACTCGGCCGGCTCGTCGGCCTCTCCGGCCCCAGCGTCACGGACCGGATCAACCGCCTCGAAGCGGCCGGAGTGATCACCGGATACCGCGCGACGGTCGACGCCGCCTCGCTCGGGCTGGGCGTGACCGCCCTGGTCGGCATCTCCCTCTCGGACGCCGCCGACCACGAGGACGTCGCCCGCCGGCTCAAGGACCTCGCCGAGATCGAGGACTGCTGGTTCATCGCCGGCGACGACTCCTACATGCTCAAGGTCCGGGTCGGCGACGTGGACGGACTGGAGCGCACCATCCGGCGGCTGTCCGGCACCAAGGGCGTCTCCCGCACGCGGACCACGATCGTGCTCTCCACCAAGTGGGAGAACCGGGTCGGCGAGCTCCCCGAAGAGGTCGGCTGA